The following is a genomic window from Marinobacter sp. NP-4(2019).
AGGTCTGTTTTACCTGACGGCTATGCTGGCGCTGGTGGCGATGGTGATTGTTTGGCGTCTGGTGCCAACCCCGCATCAGCACAAGATAAGTGCGGATACACGACCTGCCAGGGCCATGCTGGCCAGGGTGCTGTCAGATCACCGTCTGCTGCGCCTGGATTTCGGTATTTTTGCCCTGCATCTGGCACTGACAGCCATTTTCCTGGTGTTTCCGACCCTGTTGCAGGATCAGTTGGGGCTGCCATCATCGTCCCACTGGTGGTTCTATCTGACGGTCATGGTGACTTCGTTCTTTGCCATGGTGCCGTTTATCATCATTGGCGAGAAAAAACGCAAGATGAAGCCGGTGCTGTGCGGTGCCATTGCCTTGTTAACTATGGCAACGGCTGGTCTGGCTCATATCAGCGTCAGCTTGATGGCAGCCTGGGCAGTACTCTTTTTCTTTTTCATGGCGTTCAACCTGCTGGAGGCTTCTCTGCCTTCACTGATCAGCAAGGAATCACCGGCGGCGAGTAAAGGGACGGCCATGGGGGTGTATTCCACCTCCCAGTTTCTGGGTGCTTTTGTTGGTGGTGCTATTGGAGGCATGTTGCTGGAGCAGGTAGGCGTCAGCGGGGTGTTGTGGCTGATGGCAGCTGTGTTGGTGTTGTGGTTGGTGGTCGCGTTGACGATGCCATCGCCGGGTTACACCACCAGTTTCGTGGTACAGTTACAGCAGGTGGCACACAGCCAGTTTGATAACATTGACGATGCCTTCCGGCAGCTTCCCGGTGTACAGGATGTGGTGATTCTGGAGGAAGCCGACACTGCCTACCTGAAGGTGGATCGTCAACACTTTGATGAGGGGTTACTTGCGGACTTTCCATTTGTCCGGCAGGGTAGCAGTTCTTGAAATCCGGAGGCCCGCAAGGAGGTTGGGTCATCCCTGAAAACTGAGTCAGGAGCAGATCATGGCACGAGGCGTAAACAAGGTCATTCTTATCGGCAATCTGGGGCAGGACCCGGAAACCCGTTATACCCCCAATGGCAATGCAGTGGTAAACCTGAACCTTGCCACGGATGAAAGTTACAAGGACAGGCAAACTGGTCAGATGGTGCCGAAAACCGAATGGCACCGCATTGTGATGTTCGGCAAGATTGCCGAAGTGGCCGGCCAGTACCTGCGTAAGGGCTCCAAGGTCTATATCGAAGGCAAGTTGCAAACCCGTAAATGGCAGGGACAGGACGGTCAGGATCGTTACACCACGGAAGTGGTGGTGGATATCAATGGCCAGATGCAGATGCTCGATAGCCGCGGTGGTGAAGGTGGCATGAGTCAGGGCGCGCCCGCAGGCCGGCCCCAGCAACAGCCGTCCGGTTACAATGCACCGCCCGCCAATCAGGGTAACCAGCCGCAACAACAGTCTGGCGGCTATAGTCAGCCTTCCCAGGGCAGCATGCCCGAACCAGTGGACGATTTTGACGACGATATTCCGTTCTGATCTCTGGTGATCTACAAGTTGTAAAGAAAAGCGGCTACTCAGGTGGCCGCTTTTTTATTGTCTTTTAGTAAGTTAAGAGTAATTTGATCCCCTCAACGTCTAGTCTTCATCGCCCTCCGGGTGATCCATCCCCAGTTCGTTGATCTTCCGGGTCAGCGTGTTCCTTCCCCATCCCAGCAGAATGGATGCATCCCGCCGCCGACCACCAGTGTGCTTGAGTGCGGTTTCAATCATGATTTTTTCGAATTCGGGCACGGCGGTATCCAGAATGCCTTTGCGGCCCCGTTTAAGTTCCTGTTCCGCCCAGTTGCGCAGGCCTTCCTGCCAGGTCTGACCCGTTGTCGGAGTTTCTGCCTGATGGAGCAGTTCGGGCGGCAGGTCATCGATGTGGATTTCGCGGCCACTGGCCATGACGGTCAGCCAGCGACAGGTGTTCTCCAGCTGGCGAACGTTGCCGGGCCAGGGCAGAGTGGTGAGGTATTCCTCCGACTCGGGCCTGAGTATCTTGGGTTCCACGGCCAGCTCTTTCGCCGCCCGTTTCAGGAAGTGCTGCATCAACTTGGGAATATCTTCCCGGCGTTCGGCCAGCTTGGGCAGATGCACCCGGATAACGTTCAGGCGATGAAACAGGTCCTCCCGGAATGAGCCGCCCTGGACCAGCTTCTCGAGGTCCTGGTGTGTCGCCGCAATGATGCGCACATCGACCTTGATCGGGGTGGTGCCACCAACCCGGTAAAACTCGCCATCCGCCAGTACACGCAAAAGCCGGGTCTGGGTGTCGGCTGGCATGTCTCCGATTTCGTCCAGAAACAGGGTGCCGCCATTGGCTTGCTCAAAGCGCCCCTGTCTTGCTGCTGCGGCACCGGTAAAGGCGCCTTTTTCGTGCCCGAACAGTTCGGACTCAATCAGGTCCTTGGGAATAGCTGCCATATTGAGGGCGATAAAGGGGTGACTGGCCCTGGGGCTGTGGTTGTGAAGGGCCTGGGCGACCAGTTCCTTGCCGGTCCCGCTTTCGCCGTTGATCAGCACGGTGATGTTGGAGTGGGACAGGCGGCCAATGGCCCTGAACACTTCCTGCATCGCTGGCGCCTCACCGATGATTTCGGTGTTGCGCTGTGTGCTTTCGGTCTGGGGCTCCGAGGTGGCCCGGCGTTCGTGGCTGTGGGCTACCGCGCGCTTCACCAGAGCGACCGCATCATCCACGTCGAAGGGTTTGGGCAGGTACTCAAAGGCGCCTGTCTGGTAGCTGGTGACGGCACTCTCCAGGTCGGAGTGGGCGGTCATGATGATGACAGGAAGATCCGGGTGTGCGTCGACAATCTGGGACAGCAGCGTGATGCCATCCAGGCCAGGCATGCGAATGTCGCTGATAATGGCATCGGGTTGTTCGTGTTCCAGCCGCATCATGATGCTTTCGCCGTTCTCGAAGACCCGGGGCTGCATACCGGCCTGGTTCAGGGCGCGCTCCAGCACCCAGCGAATACTGCGGTCGTCGTCTATGATCCAGACGTTTGCCGGTTGGCTCATTGGTTGTCCTCCAGGGGCAGGAAGATGATGAAGTCAGTTTTTCCGGGCTCGCTTTCGCACTCAACCAGCCCGTGATGTTGTCCGATGATGCTCTGGGTGATGGACAAGCCCAGACCGGTGCCACTGGCACGGCCACTGATCATCGGGTAAAAGATATTCTGCAGCAGATCCGGAGGGATGCCGGGGCCGTTATCAATCACGTCAACACGGCAGACCAGGCGGTGGCGTTTATGGCCGATAGTAAACTGGCGAAGGGCCCGGGTACGGAAGGTAATGGTGGGCGGTTCTCCGTCGGCATGATCGCTCTGGTTTTCGAATGCCGCTTCCATCGCGTTGCGGGCAATGTTAAGGAAGGCCTGAATCAACTGCTCCTTATCGCCGCCAAACTCCGGCAGACTGGGATCGTAATCGCGACGGAATGCCAGCCGGCCACGGCTCTCGGCTTCCAGCAGGGTTTTGACGCGCTCCAGTACTTCGTGGATGTTGGTGGGGGCGAGTTTCAGGGCCTTGTTGGGGCCCAGCATACGGTCGACGAGAGAGCGCAGTCGATCGGCTTCATCGATAATGACCTGGGTATATTCCCGCTGGCCCTCGTCGTTCAACTCCCGGTCCAGTAGCTGTGCTGCTCCGCGGATGCCGCCCAGCGGATTCTTGATTTCGTGGGCCATGCCCCGTACCAGTATGCGAGTGGTTTCCTGCTGGGAGATGATGTCCTCTTCCCGGCTGATCCGTAGCAGACGGTCCCGGGGCTGGATCTCTATCAGCAACTCAACAGGCTTCTGGCTGATTGGGGATACCGAATAATCCACCGTAAGGCGCGAGCCGCTGGTCAGTACAAATTCCGCTTCGCGGCGAGTGTATGAGTGGCCGTTGTCGGCCGCGGCATGCAGTGTTGTCAGTGCATCTTCCGAGTCGGCCAGAATGTCACGAATAGGCAGGCCCTGGCTTCTGGTAATGCTGGTCTCAAACAGACTCTCGGCCGCCGGGTTCAGGTACTCGATGCGCAGGCCATCTCCCAGTACCAGGATGGCCGTGGTCAGGCTGTCCAGTATGTTCTTATAGCCGTTGGCTTTGACTTGTGAGGCTGCCATTGAGAGTGCCATGCTGCTGTCTCGGTTGATGGGCATAAACAGATACTCTTGGTTCTGCAAAAAGTGAACCAGTTTGACGGAACGGCTCAGGTTACGTGCCCGGTTAGCGGGCACAACGCTGTAACGGCAGCGTGGGCGCTATGGCTTAGTGCATTTGAAAGAGAAAGTGGCAGGAGTTACCGCCAAAACGCCCCGTTGCTGACCAGAGTATGGCGTCTTTGTGGTGCGAGTGCACCAAAATGGAGCGTATGGGTGTGGTCAGTTGTTGACGGAAGGGCGGTGGATGGTAAAGCTGATGGATTCGCCGGTTTTTACCTGGACGCCTTTTTCATCAATGATGTGAACGCCGGCGTTGTGGGTGCCGCGGAAGACGTTGCGTACAGTGACAGTGTTCGATGTGGTCTGACCCACAGGCTGGCCATCCAGAGTGACTTCATAGCGGTGCCCTTCTTTCAGGCCCGGAGCGCTGGTGACGCGGAACGCTACGTCGCCACTGCCACTGTGGAAAGCCTCATCGTTTTTGGGGGCAACGATCCGGACGTTGTCATAAATCGACCCTTCTTTTTCCACTTCCTTGCGAAGTCTTTCGGGCTCTCGTACGTCCGCCGGCTTGGGCAGGGTGATCGTCGTTACTGGCTTGACCCTGACTTCTTCGGAGCCATCCGAGGGCTCATCAGAGAAGGTGACGTTACCTTGGGCGTCGACATTTCTGTACACCTCTGCAGCGGCAGGGGTGGCGGTGAAAATGAGGATGCCAGCGAATAGTCCAAGCCGTAAATTCATTCCGGTAGCCTATAGTGATTGTCTGGTTTGATTATCAATGGCGGGCTGGGTGTTTTCAATGGTGTTGAGGGTTCAAAGGGTTACATATCGTTAAGAGCAACAGGGTCTGTGGCGAGGGTCACAAAAAAGCCCCGCCGAGGCGGGGCTTTCACGCTGTGATCCGAAGACCAACTGCGTCTGCGGTTAGCAGGAGTAGTACAGATCGAACTCGACCGGGTGAGTGGTCATGTTCAGACGCTCAACCTCACCGCGCTTCAGATCGACGTAGCCTGCAATCATGTCCTCGGTGAACACGCCGCCGCGAGTCAGGAACTCATGATCGGCTTCCAGGCAGTCCAGGGCTTCCGCCAGGGTTTCAGCAACCTTCGGGATGTTCAGGGCTTCTTCCTTCGGCAGATCGTACAGATCCTTGTCCATGGCATCGCCAGGGTGGATCTTGTTCTGGATACCGTCGAGGCCAGCCATCATCAGGGCCGCGAACGCCAGGTACGGGTTGGCGGATGGGTCAGGGAAGCGCACCTCGATACGGCGTGCTTTCGGGCTGTTCACGTACGGGATGCGGATGGAAGCGGAGCGGTTACGGGCAGAGTATGCCAGCATGACCGGGGCTTCGAAGCCGGGTACCAGACGCTTGTAAGAGTTGGTGGAGCTGTTGGTGAAGGCGTTGATGGCCTTGGCGTGCTTGATGATGCCGCCGATGTAGTACAGGGCGGACTCGCTCAGGCCAGCATAGCTGTCACCGGCAAACAGGTTCTTGCCGTCTTTGCTCAGGGACATGTGTACGTGCATGCCGGAGCCGTTGTCGCCAACCACCGGCTTGGGCATGAAGGTGGCGGTTTTGCCGTAGGCGTGTGCCACGTTGTGTACACAGTACTTGAGGATCTGAACTTCGTCAGCCTTGCGGGTCAGGGCATTGGCGCCAACGCCAATTTCACACTGGCCGGCTGTGCCCACTTCGTGGTGGTGCACTTCAATTTCCAGTCCCATGGACTCCATGGCCGCACACATGGCGCCACGCAGGTCGTGCAGGCTGTCTACCGGCGGAACCGGGAAGTAGCCGCCTTTCACGCCCGGACGGTGCCCGATGTTGTTGCGATCGAAATCTTCGCCGGATACCCAGGCAGCTTCTTCGGAGTGGATAGAGTAGCCCGCGCCTTTCATGTCGACGTCCCACTTCACGGAATCGAACACGAAGAATTCCGGCTCGGGGCCGAACAGGGCGCCATCGGCGATGCCAGTGGACTTCAGGTATTCCTCTGCACGACGGGCAACAGAGCGCGGGTCACGCTCATAACCCTGCATGGTAGAAGGCTCTACAATGTTGCAGGTAATGTTAATGGTGGTTTCTTCGGTGAACGGATCCAGAACGGAAGTTTCGTCATCCGGCATCAGGATCATGTCGGATTCGTTGATGCCCTTCCAGCCGGCAATTGATGAGCCATCGAACATTTTGCCATCGGCGAAAAAGTCTTCGTCTACTTCAGTGGCTGGCAGGGTCACGTGCTGCTCTTTACCGCGGCTGTCCGTGAAACGCAGGTCAACCCATTTGACTTCGTGTTCTTTGATCAAATCAACTGTCTTGGACATTGTGCATGCTCCATCGTGTTTCCCGCTGGGCGGGTGATTTCATGTTCGTTGTGCCGGATCGTTCAGCGACGCTGACTTCCGATCTGTTTTGAGGCTGGAGCAGCTTATCAAAAGCTGCCGCGTCTTACCTGCAAAATCGGCTGACAGGATCAAAGCAATTGCCTTGCCAATTTGTTCGACGTGCGCCAGAAAAGCGCAACCACAAGGTGTGCGGACTTTTTTGGCGCGTACTTCAAGACGCACCCTTATATTCCGCACCGCTTTGGTGCATCAAAATGGTGCGTTTGGTGATTTTGTGATCCAAGATGGTGCGCATTGGGCGCGTGGAGAATAGGCGTTTTTCTTCATATAAACGACACGGACTTTTCGATATACTGCGCGCCACCTCATTTTTACCCTGCTGCTTTGGGGATGGATAATCCTCGAATGGTGTGCAGGGCGCCGGGGCCAGCCGGTTCTGGTGAATGAATTCATTTTACGGATTTGAGACGGCATGTCAGGGGCTACCCTGCAAACGACCCTCTCAGGTCATTGAGTGCATGCCGCAGGATTATTTTTGTGATTGAAAAACTTCGTAATATCGCCATCATCGCCCACGTTGACCATGGTAAGACCACCCTGGTAGACCAGTTGCTGCGTCAATCCGGTACGTTGGAGCGCAAAGAGCTCGAAAGCGAGCGCGTTATGGATTCCAACGACCAGGAAAAAGAACGTGGTATTACCATTCTGGCCAAGAACACGGCGCTGAAATGGAACGACTACGACATCAATATCGTTGACACCCCGGGCCACGCCGACTTTGGTGGCGAGGTAGAGCGGGTGATGAGCATGGTCGATTGTGTGCTGCTGGTGGTTGATTCCATCGACGGCCCGATGCCGCAAACCCGCTTTGTAACCCAGAAGGCTTTTGATGCCGGTCTGCATCCGATCGTAGTAGTGAACAAGATTGACCGTCCTGGCGCCCGTCCGGACTGGGTGGTCGATCAGGTATTCGACCTGTTTGACAACCTCGGTGCCACCGATGAGCAGCTGGATTTCCCCATCGTATACGCCAGTGCCCTCAACGGCATCGCCGGAATGGATCACGAAAATCTCGACGACAACATGGATGCCGTCTTCCAGGCGATTGTTGATCATGTGCCGGCTCCGTCTGTCGATCTCGATGGTCCGTTCCAGATGCAGATCTCCCAGCTGGACTACAGCAGCTTCCTGGGCGTCATTGGCATTGGCCGCATTATGCGCGGCAAGATCAAGACCAATTCACCTGTCGCTGCGATCGGCGCTGACGGTAAAAAGCGCCAGGGCCGCATCCTGAAGATCATGGGGCACTCTGGTCTGCAGCGTGTCGAAGTCGATGAAGCGCAGGCGGGCGATATTGTCTGTGTCAGTGGTCTGGATGAGCTGTTTATTTCGGATACTCTCTGTGATCCTTCTAACGTTGAAGCGTTGCCACCGCTGACGGTGGATGAGCCGACGGTGTCGATGACCTTCCAGGTCAACGACTCGCCGTTCTGTGGTAGAGAGGGCAAGTTTGTTACAAGCCGGAATATCAAGGAGCGTCTCGAAAAGGAGCTGCTTCACAACGTTGCTCTGCGTGTTGAAGAGGGTGAATCCGCAGACAAGTTCAAGGTATCCGGCCGTGGTGAGCTGCACCTGTCGGTGCTGATCGAAAATATGCGCCGTGAGAATTTCGAACTGGCCGTCGGTCGTCCGGAAGTGGTTATCCGGGAAATTGACGGTGAGAAACAGGAGCCATACGAGAACGTCATTATCGACATCGAGGAGCAGCACCAGGGCGCCCTGATGGACCAGATGGGCTTGCGTAAGGGCGATCTGACCAACATGGTCCCGGACGGCAAGGGGCGCATGCGTCTTGAGTACACTATCCCTGCGCGCGGCCTGATCGGCTTCCGTAACTCGTTCCTGACTCTCACATCCGGCTCGGGCATTCTGACCTCAACCTTCAGCCATTACGGACCGATCAAGGGCGGTGACGTGACCAGTCGCCAGAATGGTGTGCTGGTATCAATGGCGACCGGCACAGCGCTGACCTATTCTCTGGAAACGCTGCAGAGCCGTGGCAAATTGTTCCTGGAACCTGGCCAGGAAATCTATGAAGGCCAGCTGTGCGGTATTCACAGCCGTGATAACGATCTGGTCGTCAACCCGACCAAGGGCAAGAAGCTCGACAACATGCGTGCTTCCGGAAAGGACGAGGTCATTGGCCTGGTGCCGCCAATCAAGTTTACGCTTGAGCAGGCGCTGGAGTTCATCGATGATGACGAACTGGTGGAAGTGACGCCCAAGTCTATTCGCCTGCGCAAGAAGCTTCTTACCGAGAATGAGCGCAAGCGCGCCAACAAGAAGTAATTTGCAGTACGTATAACGGAGGGGCGGGTTCATGGGGAGCCGCCCCTTTTTTGTTTACTTCAGCTAAACTCCGGTTACACCCTTATGACCGGAGCGCCCCCATGCTCACTCTCTATCCCGAAATCAAGCCGAATGCCCAACACCGTATTGCCGTGGATCCGCCTCATGAATTGTATGTGGAAGAAAGCGGGAATCCGGAGGGCATGCCGGTGTTGGTTGTTCATGGTGGACCAGGTGGTGGGTGTGAGGATTACCATCGCCGGTTTTTTGATGCCGAGCGATACCGCATTATCCTGATGGATCAGCGTGGCGCGGGGCGCTCAACTCCGTTGGCGGAGCTGGAAGGAAACAGCACGGATAAGCTGGTGGAGGACATGGAGACCGTTCGTGCATTTCTGGGCATCGAGCAGTGGATACTGTTCGGGGGGAGTTGGGGTTCCACGCTTAGCCTGGTATACGCCCAAACTCACCCGGAGCGGGTGCTCGGGCTGGTCCTCAGGGGCATTTTTCTCTGCCGTCCGAGAGATATTCACTGGTTCTATCAGGAGGGCGCAAGCAGGGTCTTTCCGGATTACTGGCAGGACTTTGTGGGGCCGATTCCGGAAAGTGAACGGGGGGATCTGGTGAAGGCGTATTATCAGCGGCTTACAAGCTGTAATGAACTGGAGCAGATTCAGGCCGCCAAGGCCTGGTCCGTCTGGGAGGGCCGGTGCGCGACCCTGCACCCCAATCCCAGGGTCGTGGAGCACTTCGGTCATCCCCATGTCGCGATTGCGCTGGCGAGGATCGAATGTCACTACTTTATGAATAATGCCTTTCTCGAGGTGGATCAGATTGTTCGCAATGCGCCGAGGCTTGTTGATATTCCGGGCGTCATCGTTCACGGACGCTACGACATGGTGTGCCCGTTGGATAACGCCATGGCGCTGGCCGCCGCCTGGCCACAGGCCGACCTGAGAATTATACGGGATGCAGGGCACTCCGCTTCGGAGCCAGCCATTGTGGATGCGCTGATACGTGGTGTTGATGAGGTGGCCGCAAAAGTGACCGGGACCTCAGAATGAGCTGAATGAAGGGGTTGCGGTACCCAGGCACCATGGATACACTCTTGCAAATTCTTAATGGTCCTTCCACAGGGAGTTAGATGAAAGGGCTGATCCAGCGCGTTTCAAGTGCCAGTGTTACTGTTGATAATCAACGGGTTGCTGAAATCCAGAAAGGTCTTTTGCTTCTCCTGGGAGTCGAGCGTGGCGACGGAATCAAGGAAGCTCAGGGGCTGGCTGGAAAAGTGCTGAACTATCGCATTTTCCCCGACGATCAGGGGCGGATGAATCGAAGCCTTCAGGATACAGGCGGCTCTCTTCTTGTGGTTCCCCAATTCACGTTGGCAGCCGATACTGGCTCCGGTACCCGGCCGGGATTTTCATCGGCGGCAGCCCCTGACGTGGCGGAACAACTGTTCCTTGAATTCTTGAATGTGGCGCAGCTCATGATGGGGCGCGGTCGTGTTGAAAGTGGGCAGTTTGGAGCAGACATGCAAGTGTCATTAGTCAATGATGGGCCGGTGACCTTCATGCTACAAGTGAGAGGCAATTCCTGAAAAAGTATGGTCACGCCCTATAATTGCGCTCGATTGTAATGTGCGACCCTAATTGGTGCGGTGTGAAGGTGATTTAAGCCGTGTCGCACTGTAGAAGGTTCTTTTAATATTTTCAACTTATTGAATTTAAACTGGGTTTGTTGTTCTGGCCCTTAAATTGATACCTGTATATCGAGGATGGGGTGAGGGAAAAAGGTCTGGATTGCTGAAGCCTGTATAAATAAGAACGAAAACGTCAATGTTAAAAATTTGCAAAACAGGGTTTGTTGTATTAAAAAAGCTCATCACGCAGTGTCTTAACTTGTTCGTGTAACTTGTTGAGCTGAAAAGGTCTGAGATTGCTCAGATCGTTGAAAAAACGAAAAATGTTATCCGCATGTCATTAAACTGACATGATGGCGACACACAATAAGGCTTTAACCAGCCTGACTGGTAGAAGTCTCAAGAACGGGAACTGAACCCGTCGCTAAAACCTGAGTTAACTCACTAAAGGAAGACGCAACATGAAAAAAACGCTCATCGCATCTGCTGTTGCAGCCGCTACATTCTCTGGCGCAGCGCTGGCACAGGATACGAATCTGCCGACTGTCTACGGTAACATCCAGTACGCTATTGCCCATGACAACTTCGATGGTGGTCCTTCCGAGATCAGCCATTTCGACAATGGTTCTACCCTGGGCGTCAAGCACGACCACGAAATCGCACCGGGCATCACCGGTTTCTTCAAGGTCGAGCTGGAAGGCATCAACGCCGACGATAAGTCCGGCAGTAACGGTATCGATTCTCTGGACGAAGCCTACATTGGCGTTAAAGGCGATGACTTCGGTCAGGTGTGGGTAGGTTCCGATGACTCCACATACGAGCGCGCTGTTGACGAGATTGCGCAGTTCTACGAAGTGGCCACTCTGAATATCGGTCCGGAATACACCACTGGTGAAGGCGATCTGATCCAGTACATGTCTCCGTCCTTCGGCGGTCTGACTCTGCTGGGTGCTGTTCAGTTCAACGGCGACAACGATACCAAGGGCGGTGCCGACAAGTCTTACCCGTACCAGCTGGCCGCACTGTACGAAGTTGACGCTCTGGAACTGGCGGTAGCCATGGATTCCAACGACACCAGCGATGGCAATAACGAGAACACTTACGGTCTGCGCGTTAGCTACAACCTGGATAATCTCCGCCTGACTGGTGAGTATCATAACCGTAAGGATACCGGCGATCTGTTCGGCCTTTTGGGCATCTACACCATGGGGGCGAACCAGTTCGCATTGTCCTATGAGCTGGGTGTGGCTGACGACGCCAATGACACTGAGCGCGACACCATTACTCTGCAAGCGCTGCACAATGTGTCCGATCACATGTACGTTTACTTCGAAGGCTACCTGGGTGGTGGCGACGAAGTATACGAGTATGAAGATGAGCTCGGTAACGCTGCCGTCACCGACGAGCGTTCCATCGCCTCTGTGGGTGCAGTCTACTACTTCTGATCAGCTGACCGGCTAATCAAGTAGTTGCAAAACCGGTGGCCTTCGGGTCGCCGGTTTTTTTATGTATGCTGAAAACAGTATTCGACGGAGGCGTGTAATGGCTGAAGAGCTGGAAATCAAGCTGAGTCTGTCTGCTGGGAGCCAGGTTACGGCCGTTGAGTGGTTGCTGTCACGGCGCGGTGTTACCGAGGGCAAGCAGAAAAAACTGGTGAACCGGTATTTCGACACGCCGGATGCGGACCTTAACAGGCAGCGTATTGCTTTGCGGGTTCGGCAGGCGGGAGATCAATTCATCCAGACCCTCAAGACCCAGGGCGAGTTTGTGGATGGCGCTCACCGACGTCAGGAGTGGGAATGGCCGTTGCTGGGCACGGACCTGAATATTGGTCTGTTGGCGGATACGCCGGTGGGGCAGAACATCAACCTTGCGGACCTGAAGCCGGTTTTCGAGACCAACTTTGATCGTCAGATCGTGATGATCGAAGAAGGGGGAACTGTAATCGAAGTGGCCGTTGATGCGGGTTATATAGCAGCTGGAGGGCAAAGTCGGCCCTTGCATGAGGTGGAATTCGAGCTGAAATCCGGGGATGCCTCACGCCTGATTCGGTGGGCCCGCGCCCTTGCCGATGAGGTCCCTGTGTTTCTGAACCTGGTGAGCAAGGCGGAGCAGGGCTATTTTCTGGCAGGCCTGCACGATCCTTCTGTTCGGCCCGTGGGTGGTGAGCCAGTGCTGTCTGTTTCAGAATTTCTTCACGGGCTGAGCGTGGCCTGGCTCAAAGGTGAGACGTTTCCCGTGGATAGAGACGATCTGGTGGAGGTTGGTCGCCTGGCGAGCACGCGTGGCGTGCAGCTGCAGTTCAAGGAAGTGCTCGCTAGTTTGGCGTCTGGGGAGAAAGTTGCTCATATGGCCGAACGGGGAGCGCTCGGGCAACTGCAACTGAGTATAGCGGCGGATTAGTCGGTGGACGCCGCCTGTTCCTTTTGAGCGTCGTGCCACTTATCAAGGAACGCGCGGTACCGATCCAGGGCTTCCTCCACTACCTGGACGCTTGGGGTGTCCTGCGATTTCACCAGCACGATCAATCCCTTGCCTTCAATGACTTCATCCGTGGAGGGGTGGCAGCTCACTTCATCATCATTGTCGATGTAAGCCAGTGCCGTACCAATGCCGTGGCGCACCAGGGCGCTGACAATATCGGCCCAATTCAGGTCGTCCAGTTTCAGGTCGTATCGGTGAGGGTGGTCGTTCTGGTAGTTGAACATGTCCTCCAGCACCTTCTCCGAACCGGGGGCCACGATCGCGCGTACCATGATTTCGGGGTAGGTCCGAACCGGCCGGATGATTGTCCTGACGCCCACTGTTTTGAATCGCTGGCGGTTCTGGTCACTGACACATTCCACGGTTGTCCGGTTGCCGAGATTGGCCTCGGTCAGCCGATGCGCAATATCAAAGGTCAGGCTGTCGGAGGCGGGGTCAGCCTCGTCAGCAGCCAACACCACAATGTGTCGCGCGCTTCCGGCGTGGACTGCCTTCAACGCTTCCGGATCGCTGCCGGAGCCATGGAAATGGACCAGGCCGACGTCTGCCAGCTCCGGTGGCAATCCACTTGGGAACTGGCGTGTCAAAATGATAATGGGCACGGTTTCGTATTCAGGAATCGCGCGTATCTGCGAGGCAAACCTCATAAAGTATTGCTCGCCGCCATTTTGTGGTGTGTTGATGATCACGATGTGGTCTTTCATTTTGTATACCCAGCGTCCGGTTACGATACGTTCCCGGCGGTAAAACCGGTACTCGATGAAATCACTGACGATCAGCGTCATGATAGTGATGGCACTGATGAACATGACAATAACGGTACTCAGCCGCCCGGCGATGGTTTCGGGGGAAAAATCCCCGTAACCCACGGTGACCAGTGTGG
Proteins encoded in this region:
- the typA gene encoding translational GTPase TypA; its protein translation is MIEKLRNIAIIAHVDHGKTTLVDQLLRQSGTLERKELESERVMDSNDQEKERGITILAKNTALKWNDYDINIVDTPGHADFGGEVERVMSMVDCVLLVVDSIDGPMPQTRFVTQKAFDAGLHPIVVVNKIDRPGARPDWVVDQVFDLFDNLGATDEQLDFPIVYASALNGIAGMDHENLDDNMDAVFQAIVDHVPAPSVDLDGPFQMQISQLDYSSFLGVIGIGRIMRGKIKTNSPVAAIGADGKKRQGRILKIMGHSGLQRVEVDEAQAGDIVCVSGLDELFISDTLCDPSNVEALPPLTVDEPTVSMTFQVNDSPFCGREGKFVTSRNIKERLEKELLHNVALRVEEGESADKFKVSGRGELHLSVLIENMRRENFELAVGRPEVVIREIDGEKQEPYENVIIDIEEQHQGALMDQMGLRKGDLTNMVPDGKGRMRLEYTIPARGLIGFRNSFLTLTSGSGILTSTFSHYGPIKGGDVTSRQNGVLVSMATGTALTYSLETLQSRGKLFLEPGQEIYEGQLCGIHSRDNDLVVNPTKGKKLDNMRASGKDEVIGLVPPIKFTLEQALEFIDDDELVEVTPKSIRLRKKLLTENERKRANKK
- the dtd gene encoding D-aminoacyl-tRNA deacylase — encoded protein: MKGLIQRVSSASVTVDNQRVAEIQKGLLLLLGVERGDGIKEAQGLAGKVLNYRIFPDDQGRMNRSLQDTGGSLLVVPQFTLAADTGSGTRPGFSSAAAPDVAEQLFLEFLNVAQLMMGRGRVESGQFGADMQVSLVNDGPVTFMLQVRGNS
- the pip gene encoding prolyl aminopeptidase, producing MLTLYPEIKPNAQHRIAVDPPHELYVEESGNPEGMPVLVVHGGPGGGCEDYHRRFFDAERYRIILMDQRGAGRSTPLAELEGNSTDKLVEDMETVRAFLGIEQWILFGGSWGSTLSLVYAQTHPERVLGLVLRGIFLCRPRDIHWFYQEGASRVFPDYWQDFVGPIPESERGDLVKAYYQRLTSCNELEQIQAAKAWSVWEGRCATLHPNPRVVEHFGHPHVAIALARIECHYFMNNAFLEVDQIVRNAPRLVDIPGVIVHGRYDMVCPLDNAMALAAAWPQADLRIIRDAGHSASEPAIVDALIRGVDEVAAKVTGTSE
- a CDS encoding porin — protein: MKKTLIASAVAAATFSGAALAQDTNLPTVYGNIQYAIAHDNFDGGPSEISHFDNGSTLGVKHDHEIAPGITGFFKVELEGINADDKSGSNGIDSLDEAYIGVKGDDFGQVWVGSDDSTYERAVDEIAQFYEVATLNIGPEYTTGEGDLIQYMSPSFGGLTLLGAVQFNGDNDTKGGADKSYPYQLAALYEVDALELAVAMDSNDTSDGNNENTYGLRVSYNLDNLRLTGEYHNRKDTGDLFGLLGIYTMGANQFALSYELGVADDANDTERDTITLQALHNVSDHMYVYFEGYLGGGDEVYEYEDELGNAAVTDERSIASVGAVYYF
- the glnA gene encoding glutamate--ammonia ligase; amino-acid sequence: MSKTVDLIKEHEVKWVDLRFTDSRGKEQHVTLPATEVDEDFFADGKMFDGSSIAGWKGINESDMILMPDDETSVLDPFTEETTINITCNIVEPSTMQGYERDPRSVARRAEEYLKSTGIADGALFGPEPEFFVFDSVKWDVDMKGAGYSIHSEEAAWVSGEDFDRNNIGHRPGVKGGYFPVPPVDSLHDLRGAMCAAMESMGLEIEVHHHEVGTAGQCEIGVGANALTRKADEVQILKYCVHNVAHAYGKTATFMPKPVVGDNGSGMHVHMSLSKDGKNLFAGDSYAGLSESALYYIGGIIKHAKAINAFTNSSTNSYKRLVPGFEAPVMLAYSARNRSASIRIPYVNSPKARRIEVRFPDPSANPYLAFAALMMAGLDGIQNKIHPGDAMDKDLYDLPKEEALNIPKVAETLAEALDCLEADHEFLTRGGVFTEDMIAGYVDLKRGEVERLNMTTHPVEFDLYYSC